One part of the Malus sylvestris chromosome 2, drMalSylv7.2, whole genome shotgun sequence genome encodes these proteins:
- the LOC126604314 gene encoding thiosulfate sulfurtransferase 18-like isoform X1 gives MGFSWFAGLLSGFVYIVVLLCCSSESEVVTVDVQEAKHLLESGYGYLEVRTEEEYKKGHVDTKKILNIPYMFNTPKGMVKNPQFLEEVSSACNKDDLIVVGCQSGVRSLYATADLLAAGFKNVSNMGGGYLAWIEHDFPVTKLEDADRKKPEDVVQPKKAEDVDQQKKAKEEL, from the exons ATGGGTTTTTCTTGGTTTGCCGGGTTGCTTTCTGGGTTTGTTTATATAGTTGTTCTGTTATGCTGTAGCTCGGAATCGGAGGTTGTCACCGTTGATGTTCAAGAAGCAAAACATCTGCTCGAATCTGGCTATGGTTATTTGGAAGTTAG GACGGAGGAGGAGTACAAGAAAGGGCATGTGGATACAAAGAAGATTCTGAACATTCCTTACATGTTCAATACACCTAAAG GTATGGTGAAAAATCCCCAGTTTTTGGAAGAGGTTTCATCTGCCTGCAACAAAGATGACCTTATTGTTGTG GGTTGTCAAAGTGGTGTTAGATCCCTTTATGCAACTGCTGATCTTCTGGCTGCT GGTTTCAAGAATGTGAGCAACATGGGAGGAGGCTATCTCGCTTGGATCGAGCATGATTTTCCGGTTACTAAGCTGGAAGACGCTGACCGGAAAAAGCCAGAAGATGTTGTGCAACCGAAAAAGGCAGAAGATGTAGACCAGcagaagaaagcaaaagaagagcTCTAG
- the LOC126604331 gene encoding uncharacterized protein LOC126604331, protein MLPPPSFPTNSFSDLNTEWGVVERTEKAHNVVNSSFLSPARKLDLCSLCSGGTFSVFLLLPNAQMGFLLEHLVSVVDYNMTHALILSVSLSYLQCYSDTSSHSYCFEKILKIRRKKKIGYPLDP, encoded by the exons ATGCTGCCACCGCCCTCCTTCCCCACCAACTCTTTCTCTGATCTCAACACCGAG TGGGGAGTGGTGGAGAGAACTGAGAAGGCGCACAACGTGGTCAACTCAAGCTTTCTCTCTCCAGCTAGGAAGTTGGATTTGTGCAGCTTGTGCTCCGGCGGCACTTTCTccgtttttcttttgttgccaAACGCTCAGATGGGGTTTCTATTAGAACACCTGGTTTCTGTAGTGGATTACAATATGACCCATGCTTTGATTTTGTCTGTTTCTTTATCATATTTGCAATGCTATTCTGATACATCTTCTCACAGTTATTGTTTTGAGAAGATActgaaaattagaaggaaaaaaaaaatagggtacCCGTTGGACCCGTAG
- the LOC126604314 gene encoding thiosulfate sulfurtransferase 18-like isoform X3, whose translation MGFSWFAGLLSGFVYIVVLLCCSSESEVVTVDVQEAKHLLESGYGYLEVRTEEEYKKGHVDTKKILNIPYMFNTPKGMVKNPQFLEEVSSACNKDDLIVVGCQSGVRSLYATADLLAAKIVNEMIGFQECEQHGRRLSRLDRA comes from the exons ATGGGTTTTTCTTGGTTTGCCGGGTTGCTTTCTGGGTTTGTTTATATAGTTGTTCTGTTATGCTGTAGCTCGGAATCGGAGGTTGTCACCGTTGATGTTCAAGAAGCAAAACATCTGCTCGAATCTGGCTATGGTTATTTGGAAGTTAG GACGGAGGAGGAGTACAAGAAAGGGCATGTGGATACAAAGAAGATTCTGAACATTCCTTACATGTTCAATACACCTAAAG GTATGGTGAAAAATCCCCAGTTTTTGGAAGAGGTTTCATCTGCCTGCAACAAAGATGACCTTATTGTTGTG GGTTGTCAAAGTGGTGTTAGATCCCTTTATGCAACTGCTGATCTTCTGGCTGCT AAGATTGTCAATGAAATGATAGGGTTTCAAGAATGTGAGCAACATGGGAGGAGGCTATCTCGCTTGGATCGAGCATGA
- the LOC126604245 gene encoding rRNA (cytosine-C(5))-methyltransferase NOP2C-like has translation MEEEEEAASKPALLDAFLDFLKENGLDPSIYSESQSTPRYIRLKPGFEDRIEEIEAEIKCKLEEVEWLPGFYALPPDVQIANSNAYREGKIYGIDAASGAAVSALSISAGDHVLDLCAAPGAKLCMISDLLGNSGSVTGVDVSSHRLAACRTMLQKYALGNRCRLFVADGTTFSLVPTRVLSDPKSCESTWEENVTFKEWTSRRPWKERKEAARVRKNGAVRSGNQLPELIYYGRHSGVAGLTKSELYQTFRDSEYLSCGYDKVLVDAECTHDGSIKHVQKFEQWGWETLQRRVLDAERSDSLTVLQLKLLTNGFRLLKSGGILVYSTCSLTVAQNEDVVKQFLEGNPCAELQVIDAAENWPCKNGRVPDTLRFDPVTSKTSGLFVAKFSKLTI, from the exons atggaagaagaagaagaagcagcttCGAAGCCGGCGCTGCTGGACGCCTTCCTCGATTTTCTGAAGGAGAACGGGTTGGACCCTTCGATTTATTCGGAGAGCCAATCGACCCCACGTTACATAAG GCTGAAGCCCGGATTCGAAGATCGAATCGAAGAGATTGAAGCTGAGATCAAGTGCAAGCTTGAAGAAGTGGAATGGTTGCCTGGATTTTATGCTCTTCCGCCGGATGTTCAGATTGCTAACTCAAATGCATACCGGGAGGGGAAG ATATATGGAATTGACGCGGCGTCTGGTGCTGCTGTTTCAGCATTGAGTATCTCAGCTGGAGATCATGTTCTTGACCTTTGTGCTGCTCCTG GTGCTAAGCTTTGTATGATATCAGACCTTCTTGGCAATTCGGGTTCTGTAACTGGTGTTGATGTTTCAAGCCATCGTTTAGCAGCCTGTAGGACAATGTTACAGAAATATGCATTGGGCAATCGCTGCCGACTATTTGTTGCTGATGGGACAACTTTTTCCCTCGTACCCACGAGAGTTCTTTCAGATCCAAAATCAT GTGAATCTACTTGGGAAGAAAATGTGACATTCAAGGAGTGGACATCTAGGAGACcatggaaagaaaggaaagaagcAGCTAGGGTAAGAAAAAATGGTGCCGTTCGGTCAGGGAATCAACTTCCAGAGCTCATTTATTATGGCCGccactctggtgtggctggacTGACTAAAAGTGAATTGTACCAAACTTTTCGTGACAGCGAATATTTGAGCTGCGGCTATGACAAG GTACTAGTGGATGCAGAGTGCACTCATGATGGATCAATTAAACATGTCCAGAAATTCGAACAGTGGGGATGGGAAACTCTTCAACGTCGTGTACTGGATGCAGAAAGAAGTGATAGCCTCACCGTGCTTCAG TTGAAGCTCCTAACCAATGGTTTTCGATTGCTAAAATCTGGGGGGATTCTTGTTTATAGCACTTGCAG TTTGACAGTTGCTCAGAATGAAGACGTGGTAAAGCAGTTTCTTGAGGGAAATCCTTGTGCGG AGTTGCAGGTGATAGATGCTGCTGAAAATTGGCCGTGCAAGAACGGGCGAGTACCAGATACCCTGCGCTTTGATCCCGTGACTTCAAAAACGAGCGGACTGTTTGTCGCAAAGTTCTCGAAATTGACCATTTAA
- the LOC126604314 gene encoding thiosulfate sulfurtransferase 18-like isoform X2, producing the protein MGSIGSSESEVVTVDVQEAKHLLESGYGYLEVRTEEEYKKGHVDTKKILNIPYMFNTPKGMVKNPQFLEEVSSACNKDDLIVVGCQSGVRSLYATADLLAAGFKNVSNMGGGYLAWIEHDFPVTKLEDADRKKPEDVVQPKKAEDVDQQKKAKEEL; encoded by the exons ATGGGTTCTATTGGAAG CTCGGAATCGGAGGTTGTCACCGTTGATGTTCAAGAAGCAAAACATCTGCTCGAATCTGGCTATGGTTATTTGGAAGTTAG GACGGAGGAGGAGTACAAGAAAGGGCATGTGGATACAAAGAAGATTCTGAACATTCCTTACATGTTCAATACACCTAAAG GTATGGTGAAAAATCCCCAGTTTTTGGAAGAGGTTTCATCTGCCTGCAACAAAGATGACCTTATTGTTGTG GGTTGTCAAAGTGGTGTTAGATCCCTTTATGCAACTGCTGATCTTCTGGCTGCT GGTTTCAAGAATGTGAGCAACATGGGAGGAGGCTATCTCGCTTGGATCGAGCATGATTTTCCGGTTACTAAGCTGGAAGACGCTGACCGGAAAAAGCCAGAAGATGTTGTGCAACCGAAAAAGGCAGAAGATGTAGACCAGcagaagaaagcaaaagaagagcTCTAG
- the LOC126604277 gene encoding receptor homology region, transmembrane domain- and RING domain-containing protein 1-like, producing MREAVVGFFVVVYLQLLQLSSANIVLQPSGILIPDLPAKYAVTVGGSEICGALLVADPLDACLPLRYGFRSNETDITRFALVERGECTFEDKVQHAQNAGFHAVIVYDNRREKLVHMTIHSKNVTIHAVFVSKASGEMLKEHARGEEGECCIFVLPNEKAWSVFAVCFISFLTVLGLLVIALCAQRNWSWTTQGRNQLPKSADTKIVDALPCFTFSSAGLDECHIEETCAICLENYKDSEILKVLPCQHEFHSSCVDSWLKKWGRNCPVCKNDIRKKIANAEIKRKTWLYN from the exons ATGAGGGAAGCCGTAGTGGGATTCTTTGTGGTTGTTTATCTTCAGCTTCTCCAACTTAGCTCAGCTAACATTGTTCTCCAACCATCTGGAATTCTTATCCCCGACCTTCCCGCCAAATATG CTGTTACTGTCGGCGGCTCTGAAATATGTGGAGCTTTGCTTGTAGCAGACCCTTTGGATGCCTGCTTGCCTCTGCGCTATGGTTTTCGATCAAATGAAACTGATATAACAAGGTTTGCTTTAGTAGAAAGAGGTGAATGTACTTTTGAGGATAAAGTGCAACACGCTCAAAATGCCGGATTTCATGCTGTGATTGTTTACGATAATAGAAGAGAAAAATTGGTTCACA TGACGATACACAGCAAGAATGTTACAATTCATGCCGTATTTGTTTCCAAAGCATCTGGTGAAATGCTAAAGGAACATGCTCGTGGGGAAGAAGGGGAATGCTGCATCTTCGTATTACCAAATGAAAAGGCCTGGTCGGTGTTCGCTGTATGTTTCATCTCATTTCTAACTGTATTGGGTCTCCTTGTGATTGCCCTCTGTGCTCAGAGAAACTGGAGCTGGACTACTCAAGGAAGAAACCAACTTCCTAAAAGTGCGGATACCAAGATTGTGGATGCTCTACCTTGCTTCACATTCAGTTCTGCCGGTTTGGATGAATGCCACATTGAAGAAACTTGTGCCATCTGCCTTGAGAATTACAAAGATTCCGAAATTCTTAAAGTTCTCCCCTGCCAACATG AATTTCATTCAAGCTGTGTGGATTCATGGCTGAAAAAATGGGGGAGAAACTGCCCCGTGTGCAAGAACGATATAAGAAAGAAAATTGCGAATGCTGAG ATCAAGAGAAAAACCTGGTTATACAATTAG